In a single window of the Hoyosella subflava DQS3-9A1 genome:
- a CDS encoding MlaD family protein: MRAFVRLAWKPVVFASVMAILLVFIAQAIVRPVSGETHAYTAVFTDANGLRPGDDVRMYGVQVGKVREIRLEGYHASVGFTLQQDRLLYDTSNLAIRYQNLTGQRYIDIQQPSKPGTQTSPGTSIPPTRTTPSFDITALFNGLEPVLAEFSPNAFNHFAENLLAVIEGNDSGIGPALEAIETLSAYAVDRQTVISVLVSNLKHISDQIDGRSPQLLVLIDGIRDVFITLQENFDGVVDFAMTAPPVLAPLNSLLATLGLTPGANPDLDAVIPLLFPEPGSAVEVLDRVPTLVQSINALLPDPGTGVELTCSAGSASAPDPLHVLISGHRISICRN; encoded by the coding sequence ATGAGAGCATTTGTCCGGCTGGCCTGGAAACCGGTTGTTTTCGCGTCTGTCATGGCGATCCTGCTCGTCTTTATCGCGCAGGCGATCGTGCGGCCGGTTTCAGGAGAGACCCACGCGTACACCGCTGTTTTTACCGACGCGAACGGGCTAAGGCCCGGCGACGACGTCCGTATGTATGGCGTACAGGTCGGCAAGGTTCGGGAGATCCGCCTCGAGGGCTATCATGCGAGCGTAGGATTCACGTTGCAGCAAGATCGGCTTCTCTACGACACAAGCAATCTCGCGATCCGGTATCAGAATCTAACGGGCCAGCGCTACATCGACATTCAACAACCGTCAAAGCCTGGCACGCAAACAAGCCCTGGAACTTCGATACCCCCGACTCGCACTACACCTTCGTTCGATATCACTGCTTTGTTTAACGGTCTTGAACCCGTTCTGGCTGAATTCTCGCCGAACGCTTTCAACCATTTCGCAGAAAACCTGCTGGCGGTGATTGAGGGTAACGACTCCGGCATTGGGCCCGCACTTGAGGCGATCGAAACATTGAGTGCGTACGCGGTGGACCGCCAGACAGTAATTTCTGTTCTTGTATCGAATCTTAAGCACATATCGGACCAGATCGACGGACGGTCACCACAGTTACTTGTTCTGATTGATGGCATTAGGGACGTATTCATTACGTTGCAGGAGAACTTCGACGGAGTGGTCGATTTCGCTATGACTGCTCCCCCGGTCCTCGCACCTCTCAATAGCCTGCTCGCGACTCTGGGCCTGACTCCGGGAGCCAACCCGGACCTCGACGCCGTGATCCCTCTTCTCTTCCCCGAGCCTGGGAGCGCGGTTGAGGTCCTCGACCGCGTTCCCACGCTCGTGCAATCAATCAACGCGCTGTTGCCTGACCCGGGCACAGGCGTGGAACTCACCTGCTCGGCCGGTAGCGCCTCGGCGCCAGACCCCCTGCACGTGCTCATCTCCGGCCACAGGATCTCAATATGCAGAAACTGA
- a CDS encoding TetR/AcrR family transcriptional regulator, translating to MPDTTVSGAQSASDTSEEVTSKILAAAQHEFELVGIQRSSVGVIARRAGIARATVYRRFPGKDTLVQAVAAREVLAVLARIAASVAEATDTGEAIVHLTVAGARELRSNALLNRLLTTEPEALYNYAANNGGSVLAVTRRFVVEYLESLGNPEQLRPSTELAIAAELMIRIATTQLLIPDGVIPLHDDDEVGEFARRYFVPLILPETTEAK from the coding sequence ATGCCCGATACGACCGTGTCTGGCGCACAGTCCGCGAGTGACACTTCTGAGGAAGTGACATCGAAGATTCTCGCGGCGGCTCAGCACGAATTCGAACTGGTCGGCATCCAGCGGAGCAGCGTTGGGGTGATCGCCCGCCGCGCTGGGATAGCCCGGGCGACCGTTTACCGCAGATTCCCAGGTAAAGACACGCTGGTGCAGGCCGTCGCCGCACGTGAGGTACTTGCTGTCCTCGCACGGATCGCCGCATCCGTCGCGGAAGCGACCGATACCGGCGAGGCAATAGTTCACCTCACGGTCGCGGGTGCCCGCGAACTCCGGTCCAACGCCCTACTTAACCGCCTGCTTACAACGGAACCTGAAGCGCTCTACAATTACGCCGCCAACAACGGCGGGAGTGTCCTTGCAGTGACGCGCCGCTTTGTTGTCGAGTATCTCGAATCGCTGGGTAATCCCGAGCAACTGCGTCCATCAACCGAGCTGGCTATCGCAGCCGAGCTGATGATCCGGATAGCCACGACTCAGCTACTCATCCCCGACGGGGTAATCCCACTCCACGATGACGACGAAGTAGGCGAATTCGCTCGCCGATACTTTGTCCCACTCATTCTGCCAGAGACTACAGAGGCCAAATAG
- a CDS encoding alpha/beta hydrolase translates to MSTLAVRTVHDSPSRHARVLRSLLRSAVRPTLRHVPVNRWSVFVAGTLDGAARLQRRPQGVVSEIVVLPGFDAELVQLPNENRRLSDGVILYFHGGAFLMGGLNTHRPVVAALARRAGVPILNVAYRKLPGTTIEGSVQDCLVAYKWLLSNGADPATVIFAGDSAGGLLVFATAIEARDRKMPVPAGLIGFSPWLDLDCGAKLAHPSRTTDAYLPVRLLDAVTEKGALGVPNPVDCDLAGLPPVLLIASDAEVLRVDSELMSARLAEAGVPCAFHLWKDQVHAFTTLSVSMPESRAAIDEAATFVNSTINNRRRTAV, encoded by the coding sequence ATGTCCACGCTGGCCGTTAGGACGGTTCATGATTCACCGAGTCGACATGCACGAGTACTCCGGAGTCTGCTGCGCTCAGCGGTGCGGCCCACGCTGCGGCACGTACCCGTCAACCGCTGGTCAGTTTTCGTTGCGGGAACGCTAGACGGAGCAGCACGACTGCAGCGCAGGCCGCAGGGAGTCGTGTCCGAAATTGTGGTACTGCCAGGCTTCGATGCTGAGCTCGTTCAACTGCCTAACGAAAATCGGCGGTTGAGCGACGGCGTCATACTGTACTTCCACGGAGGTGCGTTCCTGATGGGCGGCTTGAACACTCATCGACCGGTGGTTGCGGCGCTGGCGCGAAGAGCTGGCGTGCCCATCTTGAATGTTGCGTATCGCAAGCTGCCTGGCACGACAATCGAGGGCTCGGTACAGGACTGCCTTGTCGCTTACAAATGGCTTCTCTCAAACGGCGCTGATCCTGCGACCGTAATCTTCGCGGGTGACTCAGCGGGGGGATTACTGGTCTTTGCGACAGCAATCGAGGCTCGTGACCGCAAAATGCCCGTTCCCGCAGGCCTCATCGGATTCTCTCCGTGGCTGGATCTCGACTGCGGCGCAAAGCTTGCGCATCCGAGCCGCACAACTGATGCATACCTACCAGTGAGACTCCTCGATGCCGTAACAGAGAAGGGAGCACTCGGAGTGCCGAATCCAGTGGATTGCGACCTAGCGGGCCTGCCCCCCGTCTTGCTTATAGCCAGCGATGCAGAAGTTTTGCGAGTGGATTCGGAACTCATGAGCGCGCGTTTAGCGGAAGCTGGCGTCCCGTGTGCCTTCCATCTTTGGAAGGACCAAGTTCATGCCTTCACGACGCTCTCTGTTTCCATGCCGGAGAGTCGCGCGGCGATTGATGAAGCCGCCACCTTCGTGAACTCGACGATCAATAACAGACGTCGGACGGCAGTGTAA
- a CDS encoding oxygenase MpaB family protein, with protein sequence MKMIKDPLRCEDEGFFGPDSISWRISGPTIAPGIVALGAYFFLNPWNATIGVANTTAYGKPMQRITLTAEYMYAMYFGDRATARHAADVVNRIHDHVTGTWGPTGDRVHSASEPRNLMWLLIPYGQTALDAYDAYGPRRLTPEERDRYWREESTVVGELNRIPRELMPQSQAEVDAYFEAERHNLAFTEAAMRVTDVFFPRPIAGIIPAPSALPMRIALASGVAIAPDYLMRLLGREPYPGPVKTAIKAVHRPLFAAMASTPTLRDAIPLTVSDSVRTLVRRARTAARTGVYDAPRATDSSEALQHRPENNALAGA encoded by the coding sequence ATGAAAATGATTAAAGATCCCCTCCGCTGCGAGGATGAAGGATTCTTCGGTCCAGACTCCATCTCTTGGCGCATCAGCGGTCCTACGATTGCCCCCGGCATCGTCGCGCTGGGTGCGTACTTCTTCCTGAATCCCTGGAACGCGACGATAGGGGTCGCCAACACGACGGCCTATGGAAAGCCGATGCAGCGCATCACACTGACGGCGGAGTACATGTACGCGATGTACTTTGGTGACCGCGCTACGGCTCGGCACGCAGCCGACGTTGTTAACCGGATACATGACCATGTGACCGGCACCTGGGGACCCACAGGCGACCGCGTGCATTCCGCTTCTGAGCCGCGTAACCTTATGTGGCTACTCATTCCGTACGGACAAACCGCGCTTGACGCATACGACGCCTACGGCCCTCGGCGTCTCACGCCAGAAGAGCGCGACCGATATTGGCGTGAAGAAAGCACGGTTGTAGGGGAACTTAATCGAATTCCGCGTGAGCTGATGCCCCAGAGCCAGGCCGAGGTCGACGCATACTTCGAGGCGGAACGACACAATCTCGCTTTTACTGAGGCGGCAATGCGTGTGACCGACGTGTTCTTCCCTAGGCCAATTGCGGGAATAATTCCTGCGCCTTCGGCGTTGCCGATGCGAATCGCGCTCGCTTCGGGCGTCGCGATAGCCCCTGACTATCTGATGCGCCTCCTGGGCCGCGAACCCTACCCCGGCCCCGTGAAGACAGCAATCAAAGCCGTCCACCGCCCACTATTCGCCGCAATGGCGTCTACGCCCACGCTCCGTGACGCCATCCCGCTCACCGTTAGCGATTCCGTGCGGACTTTAGTTCGGCGTGCGCGCACTGCCGCCCGTACAGGAGTCTACGATGCGCCACGAGCAACAGACAGTTCAGAAGCGCTGCAGCACCGACCCGAAAACAACGCTCTCGCAGGCGCTTAG
- a CDS encoding MlaE family ABC transporter permease, translated as MSATPDLNCDSTENSYLGIARKNFSETFLSSIRTLGRAVDLGARTLSRAAIDILRLRFNWREMLAQCWYLITVTALPAILMAIPFGVIVSLQVGNLIHQLGADTLLGAAGGLGVIKQGAPMATGLLLGGAGASAIAADLGARTIREEIDAMKTMGIDPVDRLVVPRMAAMVIVAPLLNILIIFVGCVSGYAVAVGVQGVTPGSYWQTFGSFTGMGDVWISIAKSMVFGFLVVIVACQRGMEARGGPRGVADGVNAAVVLSVVAIVLMNLLFTQVATMFLPTRIA; from the coding sequence GTGAGTGCCACCCCCGACCTGAACTGTGATAGCACAGAGAACTCGTATCTCGGAATTGCTCGCAAAAACTTCTCAGAGACGTTTCTCTCGAGCATTCGCACGTTGGGCCGTGCAGTCGACCTAGGAGCCCGGACTCTGAGCCGTGCGGCAATCGATATACTGCGGCTTCGCTTCAATTGGCGGGAAATGCTCGCTCAATGCTGGTATTTGATCACGGTAACCGCCCTGCCTGCAATTCTAATGGCTATTCCATTCGGAGTAATCGTTTCGTTGCAGGTCGGCAACCTTATACACCAACTGGGCGCAGACACTCTCCTCGGAGCAGCAGGCGGACTCGGTGTCATCAAACAAGGCGCCCCTATGGCAACTGGCTTGCTGCTAGGCGGAGCAGGCGCGTCCGCGATCGCGGCTGACCTTGGCGCTCGGACGATTCGCGAGGAAATAGACGCGATGAAGACGATGGGAATAGATCCTGTCGATAGACTTGTCGTTCCGAGAATGGCCGCGATGGTAATCGTCGCTCCCCTTTTGAACATTCTCATCATCTTTGTGGGCTGCGTCTCGGGCTACGCGGTTGCCGTCGGCGTTCAGGGTGTCACCCCAGGCAGCTACTGGCAAACGTTCGGATCGTTCACTGGCATGGGCGACGTGTGGATTTCGATCGCCAAATCAATGGTCTTCGGGTTCCTGGTAGTCATTGTTGCCTGCCAGCGCGGCATGGAGGCGAGAGGCGGACCGCGCGGCGTCGCTGACGGCGTGAACGCAGCGGTTGTGCTATCTGTCGTCGCGATTGTTCTCATGAACTTACTTTTCACCCAGGTGGCCACGATGTTCCTGCCGACGAGGATTGCGTAA
- a CDS encoding MlaD family protein, with product MAKFEMPGIAIERRTVRKVGSAFLVLVLSFFAASVALNSVRTDDRIQILVQTEHIGDGIAPGTHVRLKGVQIGAIEEISSAGDGTQVITMRLDEAQLFGLTNTLDVNYAPSNLFGISEVELTARPGGIPLQDAELIDLTGTHAGRVQDATMGSLIRAVTVTATEVLTPEFADTLQMVAVSLDAFGPLIEIIVMTGEALDATQIYPASFLMAEYGSALQGAAPMLTGSIQLVDTFKNLEILQTHRELFDEVMVITINDLFPGVADLLFTAEEYTAELVAVLPPLLDSAARMVPTPQRSSEELREILDRLDRSFSDTPDGPAVDVSVALSGVPALSVPLFGGLPLTTESVR from the coding sequence ATGGCAAAATTCGAAATGCCCGGTATAGCTATTGAGAGGCGTACCGTCAGAAAAGTCGGAAGTGCGTTCCTGGTGTTAGTACTGTCTTTCTTCGCTGCCTCAGTCGCTCTCAACTCAGTCCGCACCGATGATCGTATCCAAATTTTGGTCCAGACCGAGCACATTGGCGACGGAATTGCTCCTGGCACCCACGTGCGTCTCAAGGGTGTACAAATAGGTGCGATAGAAGAAATTTCGAGCGCAGGCGATGGAACTCAAGTGATAACGATGCGACTCGACGAGGCCCAACTGTTCGGTCTCACCAACACCTTGGACGTGAACTATGCACCATCAAATTTGTTTGGCATTAGCGAAGTCGAACTAACGGCACGGCCAGGCGGAATTCCCTTGCAGGATGCTGAACTGATCGACCTGACCGGAACGCATGCCGGGCGGGTGCAGGACGCAACGATGGGTAGTTTGATTCGTGCAGTAACGGTAACAGCCACCGAGGTTTTGACCCCTGAGTTTGCCGATACATTACAAATGGTTGCTGTCAGCCTGGACGCATTTGGCCCACTCATCGAGATCATCGTCATGACGGGCGAGGCGCTGGATGCCACGCAGATTTACCCTGCATCGTTCCTCATGGCAGAGTATGGCTCAGCGCTGCAGGGCGCGGCCCCGATGCTTACGGGCTCAATTCAACTGGTCGACACCTTCAAGAATCTCGAAATTCTCCAGACGCATCGGGAGCTTTTTGATGAGGTTATGGTAATCACAATCAACGATCTCTTCCCTGGTGTCGCGGACCTGCTCTTCACTGCGGAGGAATATACCGCGGAGCTTGTCGCCGTTCTTCCCCCGCTATTGGACTCGGCAGCACGAATGGTTCCTACGCCCCAGCGATCGAGCGAGGAGCTGAGGGAGATTCTCGACCGGCTTGATCGGTCGTTCTCCGACACACCGGACGGGCCGGCCGTCGACGTTTCTGTAGCACTCAGTGGCGTACCCGCCCTTTCCGTGCCATTGTTCGGCGGATTACCACTCACCACGGAGTCTGTCCGATGA
- a CDS encoding ABC transporter permease: MVIPRHGRTQTALIRARSKVTGPLDSTGFAIVFVWQALSAIPTTLKKYRAETMRTITDMTWGRGSIIVGGGTVPMLIILGLIIGGSVAIESFATLNMIGLGPLTGVVSAFANTRELAPIAAGIGFAAQAGCRMTAQIGSMRISEEIDAIESLGIRSIPFVVTTRVIAGAVAIVPTFLIALIFSYFACRSVIVVFHEQAAGVYDHYFYQFVSGWDITAAVIKVLVFGVAVILIHCYHGFLATGGPEGVGIASGRAVRASFVAIIVLDMLLSIALWGFHSEISFTG; encoded by the coding sequence ATGGTGATTCCAAGGCATGGCCGGACGCAGACCGCGCTGATCAGGGCGCGCAGCAAGGTGACCGGTCCACTGGACAGCACCGGATTCGCGATCGTATTTGTATGGCAAGCCCTATCTGCCATTCCCACGACCCTCAAAAAGTATCGCGCAGAGACAATGCGGACGATCACCGATATGACGTGGGGACGTGGATCTATCATCGTCGGTGGGGGCACTGTGCCGATGCTGATCATACTCGGTCTTATCATTGGAGGCTCAGTTGCTATTGAGTCCTTCGCAACTCTAAATATGATCGGGCTAGGACCCCTCACTGGTGTTGTGTCAGCCTTCGCGAACACGCGCGAGCTCGCACCAATTGCCGCGGGAATTGGTTTCGCCGCCCAAGCGGGCTGTCGCATGACCGCTCAAATTGGGTCGATGCGAATATCGGAGGAGATTGATGCGATAGAATCGCTTGGAATTCGATCGATCCCCTTCGTGGTGACGACGAGGGTTATCGCAGGGGCGGTCGCGATCGTACCTACCTTCTTAATTGCGCTGATTTTCAGTTATTTCGCCTGCAGATCGGTGATTGTAGTGTTCCATGAGCAGGCTGCAGGAGTCTATGACCACTATTTCTATCAATTCGTTAGCGGCTGGGATATCACGGCAGCAGTCATCAAGGTGCTGGTCTTCGGAGTCGCGGTGATCTTGATTCACTGTTACCACGGATTCCTTGCAACCGGAGGCCCGGAGGGTGTGGGAATCGCATCTGGCCGTGCGGTGCGCGCTAGCTTTGTTGCCATCATTGTGCTGGACATGCTCCTGAGCATCGCGCTTTGGGGGTTCCACTCTGAGATCAGTTTCACGGGATAG
- a CDS encoding SRPBCC family protein: MVHIETDGYVERSVAQVFAYATDYRRMPEWVFGITTVEPVGEPDHGPGASFQGAVDLGPKTLSSTAQITGWEQDRLVTLESVSGFPFAVTLTLTPVAADKTHLNFELTFATSGGVAGKAFSRTLEPLLALAARATTTKLCNACQRATMPGTAAHDITETIGSERSDPTAT; the protein is encoded by the coding sequence ATGGTGCACATTGAAACAGATGGATATGTCGAACGGAGCGTGGCGCAGGTGTTCGCTTACGCCACCGACTACCGCCGAATGCCAGAGTGGGTCTTTGGCATCACCACAGTGGAGCCGGTGGGCGAGCCGGATCACGGGCCCGGCGCCAGCTTTCAGGGCGCGGTCGATCTAGGCCCGAAGACCCTGAGCTCAACTGCACAAATCACCGGATGGGAGCAGGACCGCCTGGTCACACTCGAATCGGTCAGTGGCTTCCCCTTCGCGGTCACGCTCACACTCACTCCCGTTGCCGCTGATAAGACTCATCTCAACTTTGAACTGACCTTCGCGACGTCTGGCGGCGTTGCGGGCAAAGCCTTCAGCCGAACGCTCGAACCACTTCTCGCGCTCGCAGCCCGAGCAACCACAACCAAACTCTGCAATGCATGCCAGCGCGCGACTATGCCGGGAACTGCCGCCCACGACATAACCGAAACGATCGGTTCTGAACGCAGCGATCCAACGGCGACCTAG